Proteins found in one Bremerella volcania genomic segment:
- a CDS encoding non-reducing end alpha-L-arabinofuranosidase family hydrolase, translated as MNRFLSLALLLATCAAAEAQQQLQLPKRWTYSAPLISPEVREKAPSHAQKDPTVVYFEGKWHVFMTAKLEGRSVIEYCSFADWNDADKAARTILPVSESDYYCAPQVFYFTPHKKWYLIYQVGMPMQKKMWVAYSTTEDIADPTSWTQAAPILDGGPNDPRPQGGLDYWIICDDSKAYLFYTTLNGKMWRLSTPIDQFPRGFDDCQLALEDKIFEASHTYRVQGQDKYLTLIEENGRRYFKAYVADSLDGKWTPLAATAKNPFAAYSNIEPADGVEPWTENVSHGELIRAGHDQTLTIDPADMRFIFQGMWDKDKQGKAYGRFSWRIGMLTPKTEMTAQP; from the coding sequence ATGAACCGTTTTCTCTCGCTCGCTTTGCTTCTTGCGACTTGTGCGGCTGCCGAAGCCCAGCAGCAGTTGCAACTTCCCAAGCGTTGGACGTACAGTGCTCCGTTGATTTCGCCGGAAGTTCGCGAGAAGGCGCCAAGTCACGCTCAGAAAGATCCCACCGTGGTCTATTTCGAGGGGAAGTGGCACGTCTTCATGACGGCCAAGCTCGAAGGTCGTTCGGTGATCGAGTACTGCTCGTTCGCCGACTGGAACGATGCGGACAAGGCGGCGCGGACCATTCTGCCGGTCAGTGAGAGCGACTATTACTGTGCCCCGCAGGTCTTTTACTTCACGCCCCATAAAAAGTGGTACCTGATCTACCAGGTTGGCATGCCAATGCAGAAGAAGATGTGGGTTGCCTACTCAACCACCGAGGACATTGCCGACCCCACCAGCTGGACCCAGGCTGCGCCGATTCTGGATGGCGGACCGAACGATCCGCGACCGCAAGGTGGTCTCGACTACTGGATCATCTGCGATGACTCCAAAGCGTATCTCTTCTACACGACCCTCAACGGCAAGATGTGGCGGCTGTCGACGCCAATCGACCAGTTTCCCCGCGGTTTCGACGACTGCCAGCTCGCTTTGGAAGACAAAATCTTCGAGGCCAGCCACACTTATCGCGTTCAGGGGCAAGACAAGTACCTCACCCTGATCGAAGAAAACGGCAGACGCTACTTCAAAGCCTACGTCGCCGATTCTCTGGACGGCAAGTGGACGCCGCTGGCAGCCACGGCGAAGAACCCTTTTGCCGCTTACTCGAACATTGAACCGGCCGATGGCGTCGAGCCGTGGACCGAAAACGTCAGCCATGGCGAACTCATCCGGGCAGGTCACGACCAGACATTGACCATCGACCCGGCCGACATGCGGTTCATCTTTCAAGGAATGTGGGACAAAGATAAGCAGGGCAAAGCATACGGTAGGTTCTCGTGGCGAATCGGCA